One Herpetosiphonaceae bacterium genomic region harbors:
- a CDS encoding diguanylate cyclase: MELRAYLSILRRKWWIVLLTLTITYAATLYFTFTQAPLYESSATFVVKLSPAFRNDKDLAAAVDILSRRTEIGTTFTQVADSRLIKQLAASELGLTSAQRGDVSITSQLIPGTNVLKISTQAHDRVLARNMTNAVGVKTVAYVQDLYETYKLEPLDRANSPSTPISPNKPLNLALGGIMGLVLGAGFALLSAYLQAPGQQIVAFNILDQETEVYNRRYFELRLRQEIARSRRNSAPLTLALINIDRQQALAGLPAQLRHEALRRVALLLAAALREEDVLARFDDTTFAVLLLDTPAERAIETMSQLQARLTAMPLELAHHDATLNLQALVGCADYRHPDIKPEELVGIARRALQEAEAAARGTVYPVLPNLATYQLSMAKGADHE; the protein is encoded by the coding sequence ATGGAATTAAGAGCCTATCTCAGCATCCTGCGACGAAAATGGTGGATCGTCCTGCTGACGCTCACGATCACCTACGCCGCAACGCTCTACTTTACCTTTACGCAGGCTCCGCTCTACGAAAGCAGCGCCACGTTTGTCGTCAAGCTGAGTCCTGCATTTCGCAACGACAAAGACCTGGCGGCGGCGGTAGATATTTTGAGCCGCCGCACCGAGATCGGCACGACCTTCACGCAGGTTGCCGATAGCCGTCTGATCAAGCAGCTCGCAGCCAGCGAGCTTGGCCTGACCAGCGCGCAGCGCGGCGATGTGAGCATTACCAGCCAGCTAATACCGGGAACCAATGTGCTTAAGATCTCAACCCAGGCGCACGATCGAGTCCTGGCGCGCAACATGACCAACGCCGTCGGCGTAAAAACCGTGGCCTACGTTCAGGACCTTTACGAAACCTATAAGCTGGAGCCGCTCGATCGGGCCAACTCGCCGAGCACGCCGATCAGCCCGAACAAGCCGCTGAATCTGGCGCTCGGCGGGATCATGGGCCTTGTGCTGGGCGCGGGCTTTGCCCTGCTCTCGGCCTACTTGCAGGCTCCCGGCCAGCAGATCGTCGCGTTTAACATCCTCGATCAGGAAACCGAGGTCTATAACCGGCGCTACTTCGAGCTGCGGCTGCGTCAGGAGATCGCGCGCAGCAGACGCAATAGCGCGCCGCTCACGCTGGCCTTGATCAACATCGACCGCCAGCAGGCTCTGGCAGGGTTGCCTGCGCAGCTCCGGCACGAAGCCCTACGGCGCGTCGCGCTGCTGCTCGCTGCGGCGCTGCGTGAAGAAGACGTGCTGGCCCGCTTCGACGATACGACCTTCGCCGTGCTGCTGCTTGACACCCCGGCAGAGCGCGCGATCGAGACGATGAGCCAGCTCCAGGCCAGGCTGACAGCCATGCCGCTTGAGCTGGCGCACCATGATGCCACGCTGAATCTCCAGGCGCTCGTCGGCTGCGCCGATTACCGGCATCCCGACATCAAGCCGGAGGAGCTGGTCGGCATCGCCAGGCGCGCGCTCCAGGAGGCCGAGGCTGCCGCGCGGGGCACCGTGTATCCTGTGCTGCCCAACCTGGCGACGTACCAGCTCAGTATGGCAAAGGGCGCGGACCATGAGTAG
- a CDS encoding Gfo/Idh/MocA family oxidoreductase: MSMTLTAQRQHIALAPEPQFVEQVRIGIIGCGYWGPKLARNFQDLPGSHLAMMADLQEQRLASIKQLYPEVAVTRDYQELLAAGIDAVIIATPVKAHYHLAKAALLAGKHVLVEKPLTAWSSQARELTDLALERGLTLMVGHTFEYNPAVEAVREIVQSGELGDVYYFNSTRANLGLLQPDINVIWDLGPHDISMIRFILGVDPVKVSAVGTAFVNARRGLHEVAYVNLTFENGVVANLRLSWLSPVKRRRLTVVGSKKMLVYDDIADDKVVIYDKGIEIPPYSITEEEFHASYRHGEELVYPLTWVEPLQRECEHFLHCIRTRTTPRSDGEDGIKVIKALETAQRSLVNGGVELKIEY; encoded by the coding sequence ATGAGCATGACCCTTACGGCTCAGCGGCAGCATATCGCCCTTGCGCCTGAGCCGCAGTTCGTCGAGCAGGTGCGGATCGGGATCATCGGGTGCGGCTACTGGGGGCCGAAGCTGGCCCGCAACTTTCAAGATCTGCCCGGCTCGCATCTGGCGATGATGGCCGATCTTCAGGAGCAACGGCTCGCCAGTATCAAGCAGCTCTACCCGGAGGTAGCCGTCACCAGAGACTACCAGGAACTGCTGGCGGCTGGCATTGACGCCGTGATCATCGCCACGCCGGTCAAAGCGCACTACCACCTGGCAAAGGCCGCGCTGCTCGCCGGAAAGCACGTGCTGGTTGAGAAGCCGCTGACGGCGTGGTCCAGCCAGGCCCGCGAGCTGACCGATCTGGCCCTTGAGCGCGGGCTGACGCTAATGGTCGGCCACACATTCGAGTATAACCCTGCGGTCGAGGCCGTGCGCGAGATCGTCCAGTCGGGCGAGCTAGGCGATGTCTATTACTTCAACTCGACCCGCGCCAACCTGGGCCTGCTCCAGCCCGACATCAACGTGATCTGGGACCTGGGGCCGCACGACATCTCGATGATCCGCTTCATTCTCGGCGTGGACCCGGTGAAAGTCAGCGCGGTGGGTACGGCCTTTGTCAACGCCCGGCGCGGCCTGCACGAGGTCGCCTACGTCAACCTGACCTTTGAAAACGGCGTGGTCGCCAACCTGCGGCTGAGCTGGCTATCGCCCGTCAAGCGTCGGCGGCTGACGGTCGTCGGCAGCAAGAAGATGCTGGTCTATGACGATATTGCCGACGACAAAGTGGTGATCTACGACAAAGGCATCGAAATACCGCCGTACTCGATCACCGAAGAAGAGTTTCATGCCTCGTATCGCCACGGCGAGGAGCTGGTCTATCCGCTCACCTGGGTCGAGCCGCTCCAGCGTGAGTGTGAGCATTTTCTCCACTGCATCCGCACCCGCACGACCCCCCGCAGCGATGGAGAGGACGGCATTAAGGTCATCAAAGCGCTGGAAACCGCACAGCGGTCGCTGGTGAATGGCGGCGTTGAGCTTAAGATCGAATACTGA
- a CDS encoding sugar transferase: MQKLNTRIRPRPPTRGLSALRGSGYRRLKRAVDLILAGGLLLLFGPLMLAVAVAIKLYSPGPIFYRQQRLGKGGTPFTMLKFRSMHVGSPSQIHRAHVERLIRENLRPEDVGQGSLKLKRDPRVTKPGRMLRALSLDELPQIINVLRGEMSLVGPRPPLPYEYALYDDWHKQRLAVLPGITGLWQVTGRNQVSFDDMVRIDLNYIETMSLWLDLYIILRTPFVMLVGKGGG; encoded by the coding sequence ATGCAGAAGCTCAACACACGCATCCGACCACGACCACCGACGCGCGGCCTATCCGCGCTGCGGGGCTCCGGCTACCGGCGGCTGAAGCGCGCCGTCGATCTGATCCTGGCGGGCGGTCTGCTGCTGCTGTTTGGCCCGCTGATGCTTGCGGTCGCCGTCGCGATCAAGCTCTACTCGCCCGGCCCGATCTTCTACCGTCAGCAGCGCCTCGGCAAGGGCGGCACGCCGTTCACGATGCTCAAATTCCGCTCGATGCATGTCGGCAGCCCCAGCCAGATCCATCGCGCGCACGTCGAGCGGCTGATCCGCGAGAATCTCCGGCCTGAGGACGTGGGGCAGGGCTCGCTCAAACTAAAGCGCGATCCGCGCGTCACCAAGCCGGGGCGCATGCTGCGCGCGCTGAGTCTGGACGAGCTGCCGCAGATCATCAACGTGCTGCGCGGCGAGATGAGCCTCGTGGGGCCGCGACCGCCGCTGCCGTATGAATACGCGCTGTACGATGACTGGCACAAGCAGCGCCTCGCCGTGCTGCCTGGAATCACCGGCCTCTGGCAGGTGACAGGCCGCAATCAGGTTTCCTTCGACGACATGGTGCGGATCGACCTCAACTATATCGAGACCATGAGCTTGTGGCTTGATCTCTACATCATCCTACGCACTCCGTTCGTCATGCTGGTTGGAAAAGGAGGTGGATGA
- a CDS encoding DegT/DnrJ/EryC1/StrS family aminotransferase, which produces MHVPFLDLRAQHDELRAEIAQAIDAIIDQSAFIGGDAVATFEEHFAAYCGARHAVACANGTDALKLALMACGVRRGDEVITVPNTFIASVEAITMLGAHPCFVDVDSESYTLSPARLAEFVATGCRVDQDGRLINRATRRPVTAIMPVHLYGLPADMQPILELASRYRLCVVEDACQAHGASYTSDGVARRVGTLGEAAGFSFYPGKNLGAIGEGGAVITRSAEQDQAMRIWRDHGQSQKYVHVSPDGWNGRLDALQCAILDIKLRKLDEWNARRRQAAAWYRERLAGDERIVLPVEPAGSRHVYHLFVIRLADRDAAYQALSEQGIGLGLHYPIPLHLQAAYRDLGWQQGDFPVSEAAASSILSLPMFPHLTEEQVDYVCAQLTKHLDRSAQARAVGDDRGPAPRSSVPFIPVGGSWATPR; this is translated from the coding sequence ATGCACGTTCCGTTTCTTGACCTGCGAGCACAGCACGACGAGCTGCGCGCCGAGATCGCGCAGGCGATCGATGCGATCATCGACCAATCAGCGTTTATCGGCGGCGACGCCGTGGCGACCTTCGAGGAGCACTTTGCCGCCTACTGCGGCGCGCGCCATGCCGTCGCGTGCGCCAACGGCACCGATGCGCTGAAGCTGGCGCTGATGGCCTGCGGCGTCCGGCGCGGCGACGAAGTGATCACCGTTCCCAATACCTTCATCGCCAGCGTCGAGGCGATCACCATGCTGGGCGCGCATCCCTGCTTCGTGGACGTCGACAGCGAGTCCTACACGCTATCGCCCGCGAGACTGGCCGAGTTTGTCGCGACGGGCTGCCGGGTCGATCAGGATGGACGGCTGATCAACCGCGCGACGAGGCGGCCCGTGACGGCGATCATGCCGGTACACTTGTATGGCCTGCCCGCCGACATGCAGCCGATTCTGGAGCTTGCGTCGCGCTACCGGCTCTGCGTCGTCGAAGATGCCTGCCAGGCGCACGGGGCGAGCTACACCAGCGACGGCGTCGCGCGGCGCGTCGGCACCCTGGGCGAGGCCGCCGGATTTAGCTTCTACCCCGGCAAAAATTTGGGCGCGATCGGCGAGGGCGGCGCGGTGATCACCCGGAGCGCGGAGCAGGATCAGGCGATGCGCATCTGGCGCGATCATGGGCAGAGCCAGAAATACGTGCATGTGTCGCCCGACGGCTGGAATGGGCGGCTCGACGCGCTGCAATGCGCGATCCTCGACATCAAGCTGCGCAAGCTCGACGAGTGGAACGCCCGGCGGCGACAGGCGGCGGCATGGTACCGCGAGCGGCTGGCGGGCGACGAGCGCATCGTGCTGCCGGTCGAGCCTGCGGGATCGCGGCACGTCTACCATCTCTTTGTGATCCGGCTGGCCGACCGGGACGCGGCCTACCAGGCGCTTAGCGAGCAGGGGATCGGCCTGGGGCTGCACTACCCGATTCCGCTGCATCTTCAGGCGGCCTACCGCGACCTGGGCTGGCAGCAGGGCGACTTCCCCGTATCCGAGGCGGCGGCGTCGAGCATCCTGTCGCTGCCGATGTTTCCGCATCTCACCGAAGAGCAGGTCGACTACGTCTGCGCGCAACTGACCAAACATCTGGATCGCTCGGCTCAGGCGCGGGCGGTCGGCGACGATCGCGGGCCAGCTCCGCGCTCCAGCGTGCCGTTTATCCCGGTCGGCGGCTCGTGGGCGACACCACGCTAA
- a CDS encoding biotin/lipoyl-containing protein yields the protein MIPLMIPQKDVNSESALLVRWLVADGAPVQQHQEICEVETTKVVFAIEAPDDGWLVWGSDEGSEIPFNVAIGLIVDSPQAIAGARQRLHTAETNGAEQPPLAAFPGKITDKARHLIEAHRIPLSQLPAKSIITERDVLPLIDDKDAYFSPLDQRAYPVDHARMRVQRTLVLGAGLGAMQVVDILAHDPRVQVMGYLDDNAALHGQTIYGLPVLGPSTLAEEWFRAGRCDAAIIAVSTSNRVRRRWYEQLKRCNMPLVNAIDPSARINRGVLLGEGNVICAFVHLGVETRLGNNNFISAYNSIDHHNLWGSHITTGPSVATSGCVQVGDDVKMGTGIFIQPHISIGQGALIASGAVLTQAVPAQHAAKTRVNVEITPLREAVETKG from the coding sequence ATGATCCCGCTGATGATCCCGCAAAAAGATGTCAACAGCGAGTCGGCGCTGCTGGTACGCTGGCTGGTTGCAGATGGCGCTCCCGTGCAGCAGCACCAGGAGATCTGCGAAGTCGAGACGACCAAGGTCGTGTTTGCGATCGAGGCTCCCGACGACGGCTGGCTGGTCTGGGGCAGCGACGAGGGCAGCGAGATCCCGTTTAATGTGGCGATCGGCCTGATCGTCGACAGCCCGCAGGCGATAGCCGGAGCGCGCCAACGGCTCCATACCGCCGAGACGAACGGCGCGGAGCAGCCACCGCTCGCGGCGTTTCCCGGCAAAATCACCGATAAGGCGCGGCACCTGATCGAGGCGCACCGGATTCCGCTGAGCCAGCTTCCGGCCAAATCGATCATCACCGAGCGCGACGTGCTGCCGCTGATCGACGACAAGGACGCCTACTTCTCGCCGCTCGACCAGCGCGCCTATCCGGTAGACCATGCGCGGATGCGGGTGCAGCGCACGCTGGTGCTGGGCGCGGGCCTCGGCGCGATGCAGGTCGTCGATATTCTGGCGCACGATCCGCGCGTGCAGGTGATGGGCTACCTCGACGACAACGCCGCGCTGCACGGCCAGACGATCTACGGGCTGCCGGTGCTCGGACCATCCACTCTGGCGGAAGAATGGTTTCGCGCCGGTCGCTGCGACGCCGCGATCATCGCGGTTTCGACATCCAACCGCGTACGCCGCCGCTGGTACGAGCAGCTCAAACGCTGCAACATGCCGCTGGTCAACGCGATCGATCCCAGCGCCAGGATCAATCGCGGCGTGCTGCTGGGCGAGGGCAACGTGATCTGCGCCTTTGTGCATCTCGGCGTCGAGACGCGGCTTGGCAACAACAACTTCATCAGCGCCTACAACAGCATCGATCATCATAACCTGTGGGGCTCGCACATCACCACCGGGCCGAGCGTCGCTACGTCGGGCTGTGTGCAGGTCGGCGACGATGTCAAAATGGGCACCGGCATCTTCATTCAGCCACATATCAGCATCGGCCAGGGCGCGCTGATCGCGTCGGGCGCGGTGCTGACGCAAGCGGTACCGGCGCAGCACGCGGCCAAAACGCGCGTCAACGTCGAGATCACGCCGCTGCGCGAAGCCGTCGAGACGAAAGGGTGA
- a CDS encoding transketolase C-terminal domain-containing protein: MTHRTERCVHVLNRALHRLFEEHPEVYLLGEDILDPYGGAFKVSTGLSTRWPERVLTTPISEAAIVGIANGMALRGLRPIVEIMFGDFLTLCADQIINYAAKFRQMYDDQVRCPVVIRTPMGGRRGYGPTHSQTMERLFLSVDDLTILAPSHLHDLGEALIYATLQGTGPTLFVENKLLYGEFHALPQHGLADLFSCRRLGSAPLDTLYLSLTDFEYSDVTILCYGGMTSLAMQAAEQLLLEHEISCELLIPCQIKPLPDHGLAEALARSGRLLVVEEGPLTGGWGAEVAAQVQERYWTQLRGPVQRVAAADGIIPCTRPLEDAALPQKIDLVRAATRMVHGAKVVGI, encoded by the coding sequence ATGACTCATCGGACCGAACGCTGTGTACATGTTCTGAATCGGGCGCTGCACCGGCTCTTCGAGGAGCATCCTGAGGTGTATCTGCTGGGCGAGGACATTCTCGATCCTTACGGCGGCGCGTTCAAGGTATCGACCGGCCTGAGCACGCGCTGGCCGGAGCGGGTGCTGACGACACCGATCAGCGAGGCGGCGATCGTCGGCATTGCCAACGGCATGGCGCTGCGCGGCCTGCGCCCGATCGTCGAGATCATGTTTGGCGATTTCCTGACGCTGTGCGCCGATCAGATCATCAACTACGCGGCAAAATTCCGCCAGATGTACGACGATCAAGTCCGCTGCCCCGTCGTGATTCGCACGCCGATGGGTGGCCGACGGGGCTACGGCCCCACGCACAGCCAGACCATGGAGCGGCTGTTCCTGTCGGTCGACGATCTGACGATCCTGGCTCCGAGCCACCTGCACGACCTGGGAGAGGCGCTGATCTACGCCACGCTTCAGGGCACAGGGCCAACGCTGTTTGTGGAGAATAAACTCCTGTATGGCGAGTTCCATGCATTGCCCCAGCATGGACTCGCCGATCTTTTTAGTTGCAGGCGGCTGGGCAGCGCACCGCTCGACACACTCTACCTATCGCTGACCGACTTCGAGTATAGCGATGTCACGATCCTGTGCTACGGAGGAATGACCTCGCTGGCGATGCAGGCCGCCGAGCAACTATTGCTTGAGCATGAAATAAGCTGCGAGCTGCTGATCCCATGCCAGATCAAGCCGCTGCCCGACCACGGGCTGGCGGAAGCGCTGGCCCGCTCCGGGCGCTTGCTGGTCGTCGAAGAAGGGCCGCTCACCGGCGGCTGGGGCGCGGAGGTCGCGGCGCAGGTGCAGGAGCGCTACTGGACGCAGCTTCGCGGTCCCGTCCAGCGCGTGGCAGCCGCCGACGGCATCATTCCCTGCACGCGGCCACTGGAAGACGCCGCGCTGCCGCAGAAAATCGATCTGGTGCGCGCGGCGACACGCATGGTGCATGGCGCAAAGGTAGTAGGCATATGA
- a CDS encoding thiamine pyrophosphate-dependent dehydrogenase E1 component subunit alpha: protein MIDYVKQDPIAALEQRRLSTLATARLEQFYRSMFLIRYFEERVLELFSEGQLFGTTHAYIGQEANAVGLLSHLTRDDIVFSNHRCHGHYLAYSDDVDGLLAEIMGRESGICGGKGGSQHICAGNFYTNGVLGGIVPCAAGIALAEKQKHSGAKVIVFIGDGALGEGVIYETFNIAALWSLPMLFVVENNFYAQSTPSRLQLSGEIAARPQAFGIETVQCRPASVEDVHGLAGEAWAYIEHERKPFCLILDTYRFCPHSKSDDHRDSAEIAAWQARDPLRRLAQQLNADRRNTIEQHVRARIAQAVEQARAAAFPAVPAIT, encoded by the coding sequence ATGATTGATTATGTCAAACAAGATCCGATCGCTGCTCTTGAGCAGCGCCGTCTATCGACGTTAGCGACAGCCAGACTAGAGCAGTTTTACCGCAGCATGTTCCTGATCCGCTACTTCGAGGAGCGCGTGCTTGAGCTGTTCTCCGAGGGCCAGCTCTTCGGCACCACTCACGCCTACATCGGGCAGGAGGCCAACGCGGTGGGGCTGCTGAGCCATCTCACGCGCGACGACATCGTCTTCAGCAATCACCGCTGCCACGGGCACTATCTGGCCTACAGCGATGATGTCGACGGCTTGCTGGCGGAGATCATGGGCCGCGAGAGCGGCATCTGCGGCGGCAAAGGCGGCAGCCAGCATATCTGCGCCGGAAACTTCTACACCAACGGCGTGCTCGGCGGGATCGTGCCGTGCGCGGCGGGCATCGCGCTGGCGGAAAAGCAGAAACACTCCGGCGCGAAGGTCATCGTCTTCATCGGCGACGGCGCGCTCGGCGAAGGCGTGATCTACGAAACCTTCAACATCGCGGCGCTATGGTCGCTCCCGATGCTGTTCGTCGTCGAAAACAACTTCTACGCCCAGAGCACACCGTCGCGGCTCCAGCTCAGCGGCGAGATTGCGGCGCGGCCCCAGGCATTCGGCATCGAGACAGTGCAGTGCCGCCCGGCCTCGGTAGAGGATGTTCATGGACTGGCCGGAGAGGCCTGGGCCTATATCGAGCACGAGCGCAAGCCATTCTGCCTGATCCTCGACACCTACCGATTCTGCCCGCACAGCAAGAGCGACGATCATCGCGACAGTGCGGAGATCGCCGCGTGGCAGGCGCGCGATCCGCTGCGGCGGCTTGCGCAGCAGCTCAACGCCGATCGCCGCAACACCATCGAGCAGCACGTCAGGGCGCGCATCGCGCAGGCAGTGGAGCAGGCACGCGCGGCGGCTTTTCCGGCAGTACCGGCCATTACGTAG
- a CDS encoding alkaline phosphatase family protein: MHLRDVFRGGRRRKRRIVAIGLDGVPYTYIQQLFQAGELPNFRAIAAEGTLAQMDTTIPNVSSVAWASFMTGQNPGKHNIYGFVDRQPGSLKTFIPTSRTMRSPALWELLSAAGKRVFAMNVPVTYPSRQVNGIVVGCFLSPSVEKAAPNAEIAQALKRLNYCVDADPLRARADKASFLPHLDEVFERRIAAMRYFWSQEAWDFFMVHIMETDRLHHFFWEEMEQGHATYAPAFLEFYRRVDQVLGEVRSWLDEDTTLVILSDHGFCTIKQEVYLNTWLHDAGYLRYAGDQPQRLQDMAASSVAYSLDPGRIFLNVRGREPQGQITPGAEYERIRREIAEAIVDMVDPATGEPMVERVYTREELYHGPHAAAAADLVVAMRDGYDPKGPFGKPRLTFKSDSLVGMHTTPDALLYIQGLRAIERRPHIADVAPTILDLLHLPTPHDMDGRSLSA; the protein is encoded by the coding sequence ATGCACTTGCGCGATGTATTTCGGGGTGGCCGACGACGCAAGCGGCGGATCGTCGCGATCGGCCTCGACGGCGTGCCCTACACATACATTCAGCAGTTGTTCCAGGCGGGCGAGCTGCCGAACTTTCGCGCGATTGCCGCCGAGGGCACGCTGGCGCAGATGGATACGACCATCCCCAACGTCTCATCGGTGGCGTGGGCCTCGTTCATGACCGGCCAGAATCCAGGCAAGCACAACATCTACGGCTTCGTCGATCGACAGCCCGGATCGCTCAAGACCTTCATCCCCACCTCGCGCACGATGCGCAGCCCGGCGCTGTGGGAGCTGCTGAGCGCGGCAGGCAAGCGCGTCTTCGCGATGAATGTTCCGGTAACGTATCCGTCGCGCCAGGTCAACGGCATCGTCGTCGGCTGCTTCCTTAGCCCCAGCGTCGAGAAGGCCGCGCCGAACGCCGAGATCGCGCAGGCGCTCAAGCGGCTGAACTACTGCGTGGACGCCGATCCGCTGCGGGCACGCGCCGACAAAGCCAGCTTCCTGCCGCATCTCGACGAGGTCTTCGAGCGGCGGATCGCGGCGATGCGCTACTTCTGGAGCCAGGAGGCCTGGGATTTCTTCATGGTTCACATTATGGAAACCGATCGGCTGCATCACTTCTTCTGGGAGGAGATGGAGCAGGGCCATGCGACGTACGCTCCCGCCTTTCTGGAGTTCTACCGGCGCGTCGATCAGGTGCTCGGCGAGGTTCGTAGCTGGCTCGACGAAGATACTACGCTGGTGATTCTGTCGGACCACGGCTTCTGCACGATCAAGCAAGAGGTCTATCTCAACACCTGGCTGCACGACGCGGGCTACCTGCGCTACGCCGGCGACCAGCCGCAGCGCTTGCAGGACATGGCGGCGTCGAGCGTGGCCTACAGCCTCGATCCTGGCCGTATCTTCCTGAACGTCCGGGGGCGCGAGCCGCAGGGCCAGATCACGCCCGGCGCGGAGTACGAGCGTATCCGCCGCGAGATCGCCGAGGCAATCGTCGATATGGTCGATCCGGCAACAGGCGAGCCGATGGTCGAGCGGGTCTACACCCGCGAGGAGCTGTACCACGGCCCGCACGCCGCCGCCGCCGCCGATCTGGTGGTAGCGATGCGCGACGGCTACGATCCCAAGGGGCCGTTCGGCAAGCCGCGCCTGACCTTCAAAAGCGACTCGCTGGTCGGGATGCATACCACGCCGGACGCGCTGCTGTACATCCAGGGCTTGCGCGCGATCGAGCGCCGCCCGCACATCGCCGATGTCGCGCCGACGATCCTCGACCTGCTGCATCTGCCGACGCCGCACGACATGGACGGACGGAGCCTGAGCGCATGA
- the cysC gene encoding adenylyl-sulfate kinase, which produces MTTGFTIWFTGLSGSGKSTISAIVAEDLRSRGHKVEVLDGDVVRTHLSKGLGFSKEDRDTNIRRIGWVCEVLTRNDVVSIVAAISPYRAIRDEVRAQIGRFVEVHMDCTIEALTDRDVKGLYRKALNGEISNFTGVSDPYEPPFHPEVVCYSDGRETPEQSAAKVIAKLEHLGYVERLVLVAAPDLDMVYTDDEEEAVTERLRDLGYL; this is translated from the coding sequence ATGACAACAGGATTCACCATCTGGTTCACAGGACTGTCCGGCTCCGGCAAATCGACGATCTCCGCGATCGTCGCCGAGGACCTGCGCAGCCGAGGGCATAAGGTCGAGGTGCTCGACGGCGATGTCGTGCGGACCCATCTCAGCAAAGGGCTGGGCTTTTCCAAAGAAGATCGCGACACCAACATTCGGCGGATCGGCTGGGTCTGCGAGGTGCTCACGCGCAACGATGTGGTGTCGATCGTCGCGGCGATCTCGCCGTACCGCGCGATCCGCGACGAGGTGCGCGCGCAGATCGGGCGCTTCGTCGAGGTCCACATGGATTGCACGATCGAGGCGCTGACCGACCGCGATGTGAAAGGGCTGTATCGCAAAGCGCTCAACGGCGAGATCAGCAATTTCACCGGCGTGTCGGACCCCTACGAGCCGCCCTTCCATCCTGAGGTCGTCTGCTACAGCGACGGTCGGGAAACGCCGGAGCAGAGCGCGGCGAAGGTGATCGCCAAGCTAGAGCATCTGGGCTATGTCGAGCGGCTCGTGCTGGTAGCCGCCCCCGATCTGGACATGGTCTACACCGACGACGAAGAAGAAGCCGTCACCGAGCGGCTGCGCGATCTGGGGTATCTCTAG